One Kangiella geojedonensis DNA segment encodes these proteins:
- a CDS encoding tetratricopeptide repeat-containing diguanylate cyclase, translating into MSIHSLIPPVVNAGIRKTADSNLPANLPAKKRTAHLKSIFLGLLSVIVLLLIDISQVSAAEPNNKEQQRKFDELFQQAENQETDLTTIYELVFFLESLRKAIPEGDDVRKRQYQYYVCLAGYGPDFDASEQSIQALIKEAQSADDRIAEARFNYCLTHYYLTQSNWKGGISSATEGVSIARNLDKPLLLAEILALRCSIASLIGQYANSLSDCLEAKELYESVKGDQAGKPVLFDIGVAYRRVGFYDKALEYFEDAKTFAEDHDLDLGVIQALTQISYIYHAQGDYLKALEIQNSALEIADEKSIFIENGNIHTAKAGTLNELHRFDSALLELERAENQFARYGTTDTLENIELEAGIARSGLGEYEKAEQHFETAERLMLESGNERYLKWLYEARAENYRALGRDKDVVEALRKYKEITEKLNLEQNKQQTIILRYQFDNERQKIENQRLIAEKELKARELENLKAVKNWQTLAMILGLLLTAILVVFIIKQATHSRRLAKLALTDSLTGIANRRHIEQHAKDVIEQTVKENRSASIIVFDIDHFKEVNDKYGHGVGDEVLKVLAKFCEEALRREDRLGRYGGEEFVAVLPNAKLEDAYQVAERLREGTESLDIKVREYHVRVTISLGVAEYDVEESLDSLVKRADKALYIAKRSGRNNTQKAKGKGLDKK; encoded by the coding sequence ATGTCAATACACAGTCTTATTCCACCAGTTGTTAACGCGGGTATAAGAAAAACAGCGGATTCTAATTTACCTGCTAATTTACCAGCGAAAAAGCGTACTGCTCATCTTAAAAGCATTTTCTTAGGATTATTGTCAGTCATAGTCCTGCTACTCATTGACATTAGCCAAGTATCTGCCGCTGAGCCAAATAACAAAGAACAGCAGCGGAAGTTTGATGAGCTGTTTCAGCAAGCTGAAAACCAAGAAACTGATCTTACAACGATTTATGAACTGGTGTTCTTCCTCGAGTCTTTACGAAAAGCCATTCCTGAAGGTGATGATGTCAGAAAAAGACAGTACCAATATTATGTCTGTCTTGCGGGTTACGGGCCTGACTTCGATGCTTCAGAACAGTCGATACAAGCGTTAATCAAAGAAGCTCAATCAGCAGATGACCGAATAGCAGAGGCTCGGTTTAATTATTGCTTAACCCATTATTACCTTACACAATCAAACTGGAAAGGAGGTATATCCTCGGCTACGGAAGGCGTGTCGATTGCTCGAAATCTTGATAAGCCACTATTGCTGGCAGAAATATTAGCGCTTAGATGTTCCATCGCTTCTTTAATTGGCCAGTACGCTAACTCTTTGTCAGATTGTTTAGAAGCCAAAGAACTTTATGAGAGCGTTAAAGGAGATCAGGCTGGAAAGCCAGTGTTATTTGATATTGGTGTTGCCTACCGCCGAGTGGGTTTTTACGATAAAGCTTTAGAGTACTTTGAAGATGCAAAAACATTTGCGGAAGACCATGACCTTGACCTAGGCGTTATTCAAGCATTAACTCAAATTAGCTATATTTACCACGCCCAAGGAGACTATCTGAAAGCACTCGAGATACAAAATTCAGCGTTAGAGATCGCTGATGAGAAAAGTATCTTTATTGAAAATGGGAATATTCATACCGCCAAAGCAGGAACTTTAAATGAATTGCATCGTTTTGACAGTGCCTTACTAGAATTAGAAAGAGCGGAAAATCAATTTGCAAGGTATGGGACGACTGATACCTTAGAAAATATAGAGCTAGAGGCGGGAATTGCAAGAAGTGGTTTAGGAGAGTATGAGAAAGCTGAGCAACATTTTGAAACGGCAGAACGCTTAATGCTTGAGAGCGGTAATGAGCGCTATTTGAAATGGTTATACGAAGCTCGAGCTGAAAACTATAGAGCTCTAGGTCGGGATAAGGACGTCGTTGAAGCACTAAGAAAGTATAAGGAAATAACCGAAAAGTTAAATTTAGAACAAAATAAACAGCAGACCATTATTTTACGGTATCAGTTTGATAATGAACGTCAAAAGATTGAAAACCAGCGATTAATAGCTGAGAAAGAATTGAAAGCTAGAGAGTTAGAAAACCTAAAAGCAGTAAAAAATTGGCAAACATTAGCGATGATTTTGGGGCTCTTGTTAACGGCTATATTAGTAGTGTTTATTATTAAACAAGCGACTCACTCTCGTCGTTTAGCAAAATTAGCCCTAACAGATAGTCTTACTGGGATTGCAAATCGGCGGCATATTGAACAACATGCCAAAGATGTTATCGAGCAGACAGTAAAAGAGAACAGAAGTGCCAGTATTATTGTTTTCGATATTGATCACTTTAAGGAAGTTAATGATAAATACGGACATGGCGTGGGTGATGAGGTTCTCAAAGTATTAGCAAAGTTTTGTGAGGAAGCATTAAGAAGGGAAGATAGGTTAGGGCGTTACGGGGGAGAGGAGTTTGTTGCGGTACTGCCAAATGCAAAGCTCGAGGATGCATATCAGGTGGCTGAGCGCCTAAGAGAAGGAACAGAAAGTCTTGATATTAAAGTTAGAGAGTATCATGTCAGAGTTACCATCAGCTTAGGAGTGGCTGAGTATGACGTCGAGGAATCACTAGACTCCTTGGTGAAACGGGCTGATAAAGCTTTGTACATAGCGAAACGTTCAGGAAGAAATAATACTCAAAAAGCGAAAGGGAAAGGTTTGGATAAAAAATAA
- a CDS encoding DUF4870 domain-containing protein: protein MTNEHDKKTDGSEEEQGKPQASEQESKANEQSSEPQDDNVVDGEAEVLSSEVASPEEKNWAMLSHIAAFAALIPLIPLIGMVLGPLFIWLFKKEEMPLVAQNGIEALNFNISMFIAYCVAFVLCFILIGIPIMVGLIIFHFIVTILAAIKASEGGVYKYPFSMKLVK from the coding sequence ATGACTAACGAACATGACAAAAAAACTGATGGTTCTGAAGAAGAGCAGGGTAAACCTCAGGCATCAGAGCAGGAATCAAAAGCAAATGAACAGTCTTCGGAGCCACAAGATGACAATGTGGTTGACGGCGAAGCAGAAGTGCTGAGTAGCGAAGTTGCAAGCCCAGAAGAGAAGAACTGGGCGATGCTGAGTCATATCGCAGCGTTTGCAGCATTAATACCGCTTATACCTTTGATAGGTATGGTTCTGGGGCCGCTATTTATATGGTTGTTCAAGAAAGAAGAGATGCCACTAGTCGCGCAAAACGGTATAGAAGCCTTAAACTTTAATATTTCAATGTTTATCGCCTACTGTGTAGCGTTTGTACTGTGCTTTATCTTAATCGGTATTCCAATTATGGTCGGATTGATTATTTTCCACTTTATTGTGACTATCTTGGCGGCAATCAAAGCCAGTGAAGGTGGTGTCTACAAATACCCATTTTCAATGAAGTTAGTGAAATAA